A window of Dorea formicigenerans contains these coding sequences:
- a CDS encoding ABC transporter permease — MSIYIQNFKKFRPLLGELIARDIKTKYRKSVLGVLWTLLNPLFMMIILSVVFSNLFKFDVEYFPVYLLSGQLIFNFYSEATTASMSAIMDNGSLLKKIYVPKYLFVLSRVFSSTINLLASFTALILVMLAMRVELHYTVLLVPIPLIFIVLFSLGVGLILSAITVKFRDIMHLYSVFVTALMYLTPVIYPMSILPAWLTPIVKLNPITNILQMFRNVMIYNSLPSIASMIIAIVECSIMLVFGLYVFYKNQDDFILYI; from the coding sequence GTGTCAATATATATACAGAATTTTAAGAAGTTTCGTCCATTGCTGGGAGAACTTATTGCACGTGATATAAAAACAAAATACAGAAAATCAGTGTTAGGAGTATTATGGACATTGTTAAATCCACTGTTTATGATGATTATTTTGTCAGTAGTGTTTTCTAATTTGTTTAAATTTGATGTGGAATATTTCCCGGTTTATTTATTAAGCGGACAATTGATATTTAATTTTTATTCAGAAGCCACAACGGCATCTATGTCAGCAATTATGGACAATGGATCATTGTTGAAAAAAATATATGTACCGAAATATTTGTTTGTATTATCTCGAGTATTTTCAAGTACAATTAACTTGTTGGCATCATTTACAGCTTTGATTTTAGTGATGCTTGCAATGAGAGTGGAATTGCATTATACAGTACTTTTAGTACCTATTCCACTGATATTTATTGTGTTATTTTCATTGGGAGTAGGATTAATATTATCAGCGATTACTGTGAAATTCAGAGATATTATGCATTTATATTCTGTGTTTGTGACAGCACTTATGTATTTAACACCAGTTATTTATCCAATGTCAATTTTACCGGCATGGTTAACACCGATTGTAAAATTGAATCCTATAACGAACATATTGCAAATGTTTAGAAATGTTATGATATATAATTCATTACCAAGTATTGCATCAATGATAATTGCCATTGTTGAATGTTCGATCATGCTGGTATTTGGACTATATGTGTTTTACAAAAATCAAGATGACTTTATATTGTATATATAA
- a CDS encoding ABC transporter ATP-binding protein: protein MENQEVIRVDHVSMRFSLASERVDNFKEYVIKTIKRQLSYGEFWALKDVSFSINRGDALGLIGLNGSGKSTMLKVIAGVLKPTKGSVSVNGTVAPLIELGAGFDMNLTAEENVFLNGALLGYSRQMMEQYYDDIVEFSELHDFMNVPVKNFSSGMVSRLGFSIATIGTPDILIVDEVLSVGDFRFQEKCQNRIKRMLDAGTTLLFVSHSIQQVEELCNKVVWLDKGVVKMFGESKNIAEIYSAS, encoded by the coding sequence ATGGAGAATCAAGAAGTGATTCGTGTTGATCATGTATCGATGCGTTTTAGTCTTGCATCAGAAAGAGTAGATAATTTTAAAGAATATGTTATTAAAACGATAAAGCGGCAATTATCGTATGGAGAATTCTGGGCTTTGAAAGATGTAAGCTTTAGTATTAATCGTGGAGATGCATTAGGATTAATTGGCTTAAATGGTAGCGGAAAAAGTACAATGTTAAAGGTTATAGCCGGAGTGCTAAAACCAACAAAGGGAAGCGTATCTGTGAATGGAACTGTTGCGCCGCTAATTGAATTGGGTGCAGGATTTGACATGAATCTTACTGCAGAAGAGAATGTTTTTTTGAATGGAGCATTGCTTGGATATTCAAGACAAATGATGGAGCAGTATTACGATGATATCGTCGAATTTTCAGAGCTTCATGATTTTATGAATGTACCTGTTAAGAATTTTTCTTCAGGAATGGTTTCAAGACTAGGATTTTCAATTGCAACAATTGGTACGCCAGATATTTTAATTGTAGATGAAGTTTTATCAGTAGGTGATTTTAGATTTCAGGAAAAATGTCAAAACCGTATAAAACGTATGTTGGATGCGGGCACAACATTATTATTTGTTTCACATAGCATTCAGCAGGTAGAAGAACTGTGCAATAAAGTAGTGTGGCTGGATAAAGGTGTAGTGAAGATGTTTGGTGAATCAAAGAACATTGCTGAGATATACAGTGCTTCATAG
- a CDS encoding glycosyltransferase family 2 protein has protein sequence MKKGIIKKGIQFYKRYGIRGGIATLTGQGQIKDKNYAAWYEKNKVSEEELAIQRNKEFPYMPLFSILVPVYNTPIPYLREMLDSVRNQTYQKWQLCIANANPENEEVARILNQYIEMDKRIQTVNVPENLGIAQNTNKALSIAKGDYIGLLDHDDMLAADALFEVAKTVNDENADVIYTNEDKITMSGEKHFQPNFKPEFNLDMLRSNNYICHFFIAKASLMKEIGGFRGEYNGAQDHDMIFRCTERADNIVRIPKVLYHWRMHEQSTAENPESKRYAFDAGKKVIEDHLKRCGESAEVEMTEYPGFYRVKYAIKEKPRVSVVIVKETKSMIPKDTLIKIADDYGRDRVEFYVVDGNYKGDIEFDGISINTLPWKKECNNTEMLNYGIEKTKNEYILVLSSYIIKVSDNYIETFVSNTMRKNVGAVGGKMYFSNGTIKNAGLFIKKDGTIEEVFKKLPRLCVGYMNRQSMQQNMQAITFDDIMFKKSLWEKIKNGISKSKSLQRDVEICTKIRGNDLLLVYTPWAESVVGKEG, from the coding sequence ATGAAAAAAGGAATTATAAAAAAGGGAATTCAGTTTTATAAAAGATATGGAATACGTGGTGGAATTGCTACTTTAACAGGACAAGGTCAGATAAAGGATAAAAATTATGCTGCGTGGTATGAAAAAAATAAAGTTAGCGAGGAAGAACTGGCGATACAGCGAAATAAAGAATTTCCATACATGCCTCTATTTAGCATTTTAGTTCCAGTATATAATACACCAATCCCTTATTTGCGGGAAATGCTTGATTCAGTTCGAAATCAAACTTATCAAAAATGGCAATTGTGTATTGCGAATGCAAACCCGGAGAATGAAGAGGTTGCTCGAATTTTAAACCAATATATAGAAATGGATAAAAGAATTCAAACCGTAAATGTGCCTGAAAATCTGGGAATAGCACAAAATACCAATAAAGCTTTAAGTATTGCAAAAGGAGATTATATTGGGCTTTTGGATCATGATGATATGCTTGCTGCGGATGCATTGTTTGAAGTGGCAAAAACTGTCAATGACGAAAATGCAGATGTTATTTATACGAATGAAGATAAGATAACCATGTCTGGAGAAAAACATTTTCAACCGAATTTTAAACCAGAGTTTAATTTAGATATGCTAAGATCTAATAACTATATTTGTCATTTTTTTATAGCAAAGGCATCCTTGATGAAGGAGATTGGCGGATTTAGAGGTGAGTATAATGGGGCTCAAGATCATGATATGATATTTCGATGCACAGAGCGAGCGGATAATATTGTTAGAATTCCTAAAGTATTATATCATTGGAGAATGCATGAGCAATCTACAGCAGAAAATCCTGAAAGTAAAAGGTATGCATTCGATGCTGGCAAGAAAGTCATTGAGGATCATTTGAAACGTTGTGGAGAAAGTGCAGAAGTAGAGATGACAGAATATCCAGGATTCTATCGGGTAAAATATGCAATTAAAGAAAAGCCAAGAGTGTCTGTTGTGATAGTCAAAGAGACAAAAAGTATGATTCCTAAAGATACATTGATAAAAATTGCTGATGATTATGGAAGAGATAGGGTAGAGTTCTATGTTGTAGATGGAAACTACAAAGGGGATATTGAATTTGATGGAATCTCAATCAATACTCTACCATGGAAAAAGGAATGTAATAATACGGAGATGTTAAATTATGGGATTGAAAAAACGAAAAATGAATATATATTAGTTTTGTCTTCCTATATAATAAAAGTGTCAGATAATTATATTGAAACATTTGTTTCCAATACTATGAGAAAAAATGTGGGAGCAGTTGGTGGGAAAATGTATTTTTCTAATGGAACAATCAAAAATGCAGGTTTATTTATAAAAAAAGACGGAACTATTGAAGAAGTGTTTAAAAAACTACCTCGATTATGTGTGGGGTATATGAACCGACAATCTATGCAACAAAATATGCAGGCAATAACATTTGATGACATTATGTTCAAGAAAAGTTTGTGGGAAAAAATAAAAAATGGAATATCAAAATCTAAAAGTTTGCAAAGAGATGTAGAAATATGTACCAAAATTCGTGGGAATGATTTATTATTGGTATATACACCATGGGCGGAATCCGTGGTTGGAAAGGAAGGATAA
- a CDS encoding GerMN domain-containing protein, with protein sequence MKRKMLIVLLTGVLLSVSACSNSSSTDASQSDNQKNEQQKSDNDNQKNEKQDEQSEADQMEDDSDKKEDQTAQEDKSAEITIYTSNDDATAFVAESVKIDELTPENIVNALVQKSVLSSDVRVLKCEEQTVDGVKSLDVDFNEAFGAYVCSMGTTGEYYTIGSIVNTFLDVYGCEKVKITVEGNTLETGHAEYPGYMNRFE encoded by the coding sequence ATGAAAAGGAAAATGCTTATTGTTTTATTAACAGGAGTTTTATTGTCAGTTTCAGCTTGTAGCAATTCTTCAAGTACAGATGCATCGCAGTCTGATAACCAGAAAAATGAGCAACAGAAATCAGATAATGATAACCAGAAGAATGAAAAACAAGATGAACAGAGTGAGGCTGATCAGATGGAAGATGATTCTGACAAAAAAGAAGATCAAACAGCACAGGAAGATAAATCAGCAGAAATTACTATTTATACTAGCAATGATGATGCAACTGCATTTGTAGCTGAGAGTGTAAAGATAGATGAACTGACACCAGAGAATATTGTGAACGCATTAGTTCAAAAATCGGTGCTGTCTTCAGACGTTCGAGTTTTAAAATGTGAAGAACAGACTGTAGATGGAGTGAAGAGTCTGGATGTGGATTTTAATGAAGCATTTGGCGCATATGTTTGCAGTATGGGAACAACCGGTGAGTATTATACAATCGGAAGCATTGTAAATACATTTTTAGATGTATATGGTTGTGAGAAAGTCAAGATTACGGTGGAAGGAAATACTTTAGAGACAGGACATGCAGAATATCCTGGATATATGAATCGTTTTGAATAA
- a CDS encoding AAA family ATPase produces MIQYNIPIGISEFEKIRKNDYYYVDKTELIRALVKTEPAEITLFTRPRRFGKTLVMSMLASFFDIRRDSRDLFEGLKIVEDQKPCELWMNQ; encoded by the coding sequence GTGATTCAATACAATATCCCAATTGGTATTTCTGAATTTGAGAAGATTAGGAAAAATGATTATTACTATGTGGATAAAACGGAACTGATTCGTGCCTTGGTGAAGACAGAACCTGCGGAGATTACACTTTTTACAAGACCTCGCAGATTTGGAAAGACGCTTGTGATGAGTATGCTAGCTTCTTTCTTTGATATTCGCAGAGATAGTAGAGATTTGTTTGAAGGTTTGAAGATTGTTGAAGATCAGAAACCGTGTGAATTGTGGATGAATCAATGA
- a CDS encoding MerR family transcriptional regulator, translating into MKKPGYYSSGEFARMAHVTLRTIRYYDKQNILKPSYVTEAGARFYTDEDFARLQQILLLKYLGFTLDDIREMTIDDADYHFMLNSLNIQLKLVRDKIEQMQLVEKAIQDTSELIQKEHTIDWSQMLNLIHLTGMEKSMKNQYQDASNISARINLHSLYSVNKEGWFPWIYEQLCVRDGMKVLEIGCGDGTLWKENKDKLPENIEITLSDTSEGMLRDARRNVGIGDHRFRFRHFDCHRIPYEDQSFDLVVAGHVLFYCEDILQVCREVRRVLKPGGRFVCSTYGGEHMKEVSELVQSFDDRIVLSAEKLYERFGRENGAEILEQYFTDVHWRTYEDELVIPDPEPLISYILSCHGNQSQYILDRYKEFQTYVRKKTEKGFRITKDAGVFIAWNS; encoded by the coding sequence ATGAAAAAGCCAGGTTATTATTCGTCCGGAGAGTTTGCGCGGATGGCGCATGTGACGCTTCGGACAATCAGGTATTATGACAAACAGAATATTTTGAAACCATCGTATGTGACGGAAGCGGGAGCCAGATTCTATACAGATGAAGATTTTGCCAGACTGCAGCAGATTCTTCTTTTAAAGTATCTTGGATTTACACTGGATGATATCAGAGAGATGACCATTGATGATGCAGATTATCATTTTATGCTGAATTCTCTGAATATCCAGCTTAAGCTTGTGAGAGATAAGATTGAGCAGATGCAGCTTGTGGAAAAAGCGATACAGGATACCTCTGAACTGATTCAGAAGGAACATACCATTGATTGGAGCCAGATGCTGAATCTGATTCACTTGACAGGTATGGAGAAGAGCATGAAGAACCAGTATCAGGATGCGTCCAATATATCGGCCAGAATTAATCTGCACAGCCTTTATTCCGTGAATAAAGAGGGATGGTTTCCGTGGATTTATGAGCAGCTTTGTGTGAGAGATGGCATGAAGGTACTGGAAATCGGCTGTGGTGATGGAACGCTCTGGAAGGAAAATAAAGATAAACTTCCAGAGAATATAGAGATTACATTGTCAGATACATCGGAAGGTATGCTTCGGGATGCGAGACGTAATGTAGGGATTGGAGACCATAGGTTCCGGTTTCGGCATTTTGACTGCCACAGAATTCCATATGAGGATCAGAGCTTTGATCTGGTAGTTGCCGGACATGTATTGTTTTACTGTGAGGATATATTACAGGTGTGCCGGGAAGTGAGGCGTGTATTAAAGCCTGGTGGAAGATTTGTGTGCAGTACCTATGGTGGCGAGCATATGAAAGAAGTCAGTGAATTGGTACAGAGCTTTGATGATAGAATTGTTCTATCGGCAGAAAAACTGTATGAAAGATTTGGAAGAGAGAATGGGGCTGAGATACTGGAGCAATATTTTACGGATGTTCATTGGAGAACATACGAAGATGAACTTGTAATTCCGGATCCAGAGCCGTTGATATCGTATATATTGTCCTGTCATGGAAATCAAAGCCAGTATATACTGGATCGGTATAAAGAATTCCAGACTTATGTGCGGAAAAAGACGGAAAAAGGCTTCCGGATTACAAAAGACGCGGGCGTGTTTATAGCATGGAATTCCTGA